In Oscillatoria acuminata PCC 6304, a single window of DNA contains:
- a CDS encoding Npun_F5749 family FMN-dependent PPOX-type flavoprotein translates to MSLAPWRSPLNHALHRNRSRPESRYFQLATIRPDGTPANRTVVFRGFLEETNQLKIVTDARSQKAQQIPTHPHGEVCWYFPITREQFRLQGHLSLVDPQTPNPTLQQARCREWQQLSDSTRSQFSWPDPAAPCGDRDDFFPPIPDTSQPLAQFCLLLLDPITVDWLELRGEPQNRWLYQFNGDRTWSQQAINP, encoded by the coding sequence ATGTCTCTTGCACCGTGGCGATCGCCTCTGAACCATGCCCTCCATCGCAACCGTAGCCGACCCGAATCTCGCTACTTCCAACTCGCCACAATCCGCCCAGACGGCACTCCTGCTAATCGCACCGTTGTCTTTCGCGGTTTTTTGGAGGAAACCAACCAACTCAAAATCGTCACCGATGCCCGCAGCCAAAAAGCCCAACAGATCCCCACCCATCCTCATGGCGAAGTCTGTTGGTACTTCCCCATCACCCGGGAACAGTTCCGCCTCCAGGGTCACCTGAGTTTAGTAGACCCTCAGACCCCTAACCCAACCTTACAACAAGCCCGTTGCCGGGAATGGCAGCAACTCTCCGACAGTACCCGAAGCCAGTTTTCTTGGCCCGATCCCGCTGCACCCTGTGGCGATCGCGATGATTTCTTTCCCCCAATACCGGATACCAGTCAACCCCTAGCCCAGTTTTGTTTACTTTTACTCGATCCCATCACCGTGGATTGGTTAGAATTGCGAGGAGAACCCCAAAACCGCTGGTTGTATCAATTCAATGGCGATCGCACCTGGTCTCAGCAAGCCATTAATCCCTAA